In Nitrospira sp., a single genomic region encodes these proteins:
- a CDS encoding glycosyltransferase, with protein sequence MQNPVRVFVGADRSQALAVKVLEYSIRRHSTQPIQVIPMVDLPIRAPKDVRNTQRTGFSFSRFCIPEMTCHAGKAIYLDADMLVFQDIRALWEIPFDGAKVVIQQEVKHQEVTTKKFGAPSSRRKQCAVMLLNCDRLDWKIDRIIDGFDRGEYSYEMLMYDMCLLKEEEIKYGVPFEWNSLEYYGPDTCLIHYTDVMTQPWTSSWNRNGFLWFDAVHSMLNEGALRMEDLEQEIALGYFRPSLLWDISYRASLPKGLLPLWDIVHSLLDRVKRYRPHRDVYLAKRRRLQADHEEAKQAA encoded by the coding sequence ATGCAGAATCCTGTCAGGGTCTTTGTGGGTGCCGACCGATCGCAGGCGTTAGCCGTCAAGGTTCTGGAGTATTCGATCAGGCGCCATTCTACACAGCCTATACAGGTCATTCCTATGGTGGATCTTCCAATACGGGCGCCGAAGGATGTCAGGAACACCCAGCGGACAGGGTTTTCGTTCAGTAGATTCTGTATTCCTGAGATGACCTGTCATGCGGGTAAGGCCATTTACCTGGACGCGGATATGCTGGTTTTCCAGGATATCCGGGCTCTGTGGGAAATTCCATTCGATGGAGCCAAAGTCGTCATCCAGCAAGAGGTGAAACATCAAGAGGTGACGACGAAGAAGTTCGGCGCTCCTTCTTCAAGGCGGAAACAATGCGCCGTCATGTTGCTCAATTGCGATCGTTTGGACTGGAAGATTGATCGTATCATTGATGGTTTTGACCGTGGCGAGTATAGCTATGAGATGTTGATGTACGACATGTGCCTCTTAAAAGAAGAGGAAATCAAGTACGGCGTACCTTTCGAATGGAATAGCCTTGAATACTACGGACCGGATACATGCCTGATTCATTACACCGATGTCATGACGCAGCCATGGACGTCCTCCTGGAACAGGAACGGGTTTTTGTGGTTCGACGCCGTTCATTCCATGTTGAATGAAGGTGCGCTGAGGATGGAGGATCTTGAACAGGAAATTGCTCTGGGATACTTCCGTCCTTCCCTTCTATGGGATATCTCGTATCGAGCGTCCTTGCCAAAGGGATTGTTACCGTTATGGGACATCGTACATAGCTTACTTGACAGGGTGAAGCGGTACAGACCGCATCGGGATGTGTATCTTGCCAAGCGGCGGCGACTTCAAGCGGATCATGAGGAGGCCAAGCAGGCCGCATAA
- a CDS encoding O-antigen ligase family protein — MIRKKHGGELFLHWSKLSPMVVILCGLAFVSVLWAPYKDVAIQGVVTFAMYGVFFHLIWQRVRSVRDIRVLIMIILGMGTFQAVLGVIQYWGLGSYRAYGTFFNPNFFGTYQVCVISLVLALLCYSDGSLLGKGERVVLISIGILSVSAFLLARSRGASIALICVVAFIGIMRFGKMVMPFLLTGVLLLAVVPNPVRDRGLEVAAHDPFSYTRIDIWKNSIDRIINYPWGVGLGMYKYLSFQFRFPVDGEIARFGKRAESAHNEYLQIAVELGITGLLIFLAGTILWMKEAVRILLGEQTSLRSGAIAGLAGIVLTVLVHASIDSVFHEPALVLLMILSGSMVLVLGRIQADADPVVPKGSIHLSRGRSVIAAIIMSIFVSLTVQSGLAWYAFERGNAQTSFRKIAEASQWYQVATTIQPWNAAYHNAVASSDLALFHTLGELGLVLDAVKEIKLCMSLNALDGRYPYRLGTLYQLLAELARHPQERIEWLSRAMASYQVATTRDPYSPASYVALGKLQRVHGSLQEAQASFSKAIEYEPNYLPARALRMEVALQLGNANAAHRDYSELLAIMEKYQGRARSPMEHQFLDVNLDALKEMLRS; from the coding sequence ATGATCCGCAAGAAGCATGGCGGAGAGCTCTTTCTGCATTGGAGTAAATTGTCACCGATGGTGGTGATCCTGTGCGGGCTCGCCTTTGTCTCCGTCCTGTGGGCGCCATACAAGGATGTTGCAATTCAGGGGGTTGTCACATTTGCGATGTACGGGGTGTTTTTTCACTTGATATGGCAGAGGGTGAGATCAGTACGCGATATTCGCGTACTGATCATGATCATACTTGGCATGGGAACGTTTCAGGCAGTTCTCGGAGTGATCCAATACTGGGGACTGGGCAGTTACCGAGCCTATGGAACATTCTTCAACCCGAACTTTTTTGGGACGTATCAGGTCTGCGTGATCAGCCTGGTCCTTGCTCTTCTCTGTTATTCAGATGGGAGCCTCTTGGGGAAGGGAGAAAGAGTAGTTCTGATCTCAATCGGAATTCTTTCAGTCAGCGCATTCCTTCTGGCCCGCTCTCGAGGGGCCTCGATCGCTCTCATATGTGTCGTGGCCTTCATCGGAATCATGCGCTTTGGGAAAATGGTCATGCCATTTCTTCTAACGGGTGTTCTCCTTCTCGCGGTTGTTCCAAATCCCGTAAGAGATCGAGGCCTTGAGGTCGCTGCGCATGATCCTTTTTCGTACACAAGGATCGATATTTGGAAGAATTCAATCGACCGTATTATCAATTATCCGTGGGGAGTTGGTCTTGGGATGTACAAGTACCTGTCATTTCAATTCCGATTCCCGGTTGACGGAGAAATCGCCCGATTTGGAAAGCGGGCAGAATCGGCTCACAATGAATATTTGCAAATTGCAGTTGAGCTTGGAATCACCGGACTGCTCATCTTCCTGGCCGGGACAATACTATGGATGAAAGAGGCGGTAAGAATACTGCTTGGTGAACAAACATCCTTACGATCCGGCGCAATAGCAGGGCTGGCCGGAATCGTTCTGACTGTCTTGGTTCATGCGTCGATCGATTCGGTCTTCCATGAGCCGGCTCTTGTTTTGTTGATGATTTTGTCCGGCAGCATGGTACTTGTCCTAGGCCGGATCCAAGCCGACGCTGATCCCGTGGTGCCGAAAGGATCGATTCACCTCAGTAGAGGGCGGTCGGTGATTGCCGCCATCATCATGTCAATATTTGTATCGCTTACAGTACAGTCGGGTTTGGCATGGTACGCGTTTGAGCGAGGGAACGCACAAACGAGTTTTCGCAAAATAGCGGAGGCCTCACAATGGTATCAGGTTGCGACAACCATTCAGCCCTGGAACGCGGCGTATCACAACGCGGTCGCATCATCCGATCTCGCTCTGTTTCACACTCTCGGGGAACTGGGACTGGTCCTGGACGCTGTCAAAGAAATAAAGCTGTGTATGTCGCTCAATGCGCTCGATGGCCGCTATCCCTATCGCCTAGGTACTCTGTATCAGCTTCTGGCTGAGCTGGCACGTCACCCACAGGAACGAATCGAATGGCTCAGCCGCGCTATGGCTTCATACCAAGTGGCGACAACAAGAGATCCATATTCTCCTGCGAGCTACGTTGCCTTGGGAAAACTGCAACGCGTGCATGGTTCACTCCAAGAGGCGCAAGCGTCATTCTCGAAAGCCATAGAATACGAACCCAATTACTTGCCTGCGCGTGCGCTGCGCATGGAAGTGGCTCTGCAATTGGGCAACGCCAATGCTGCTCATCGAGACTATTCGGAACTGCTGGCGATCATGGAGAAGTATCAGGGGAGGGCGAGGAGCCCGATGGAACATCAGTTCCTGGATGTCAATCTCGATGCTTTGAAGGAAATGCTACGGTCATGA
- a CDS encoding acyltransferase yields the protein MLKRTVEVPHPVRAQVPGLDELRGLSILWVLLCHGTGLTIWMPKVFAGYGYHGVILFFVISGYLITRILVESRHHGDYFSHFYINRLFRIWPLMLLALFASVLIWPTHARSMIYNLLLVNNYAYAMDIHPPVRTDVMWSLAIEQHYYLFWPVAVWLLSEKALLMITSLMVLTGLGIEGGLLPTGGVKIISVTTHGAMQYLGMGVLIAFGRQGMKYLLGTWAVFLTWWIAQPGVALSEFRWIWYGVSLAIVALVYYTIHGQPLLRARCLAFTGERCYGLYLIHYFVATFAFKCIGKDVWMAGVIYVALSFLLATFSFRYFERPIQALRVHFHQNERLRVGLFAGLGLMFLVNVSYLLIKSRL from the coding sequence ATGCTGAAGCGGACGGTCGAGGTGCCGCATCCTGTTCGCGCGCAAGTGCCGGGTTTGGACGAACTTCGAGGCTTGTCGATACTTTGGGTGTTGCTGTGTCATGGAACGGGATTGACCATTTGGATGCCCAAAGTGTTTGCCGGCTATGGATACCATGGCGTCATTCTCTTCTTTGTGATCAGCGGATATTTGATCACTCGCATTCTGGTGGAGAGCAGACACCACGGAGATTATTTTAGTCACTTCTACATTAACCGCCTGTTCAGAATCTGGCCGTTGATGCTGCTGGCCTTGTTCGCCAGCGTCCTCATCTGGCCGACCCATGCCCGGTCGATGATTTACAACCTCCTTCTCGTGAACAACTATGCCTATGCGATGGATATACACCCGCCCGTCCGTACTGATGTCATGTGGTCGCTGGCTATCGAGCAACACTACTATCTGTTCTGGCCAGTGGCGGTGTGGCTGCTGTCTGAGAAGGCCCTTCTGATGATAACCTCCTTGATGGTCCTGACCGGATTGGGCATTGAAGGCGGTTTGCTCCCGACCGGAGGAGTCAAGATCATCTCTGTCACAACCCACGGAGCCATGCAGTATCTTGGGATGGGCGTGTTGATCGCGTTCGGGCGTCAGGGGATGAAGTACTTGCTCGGGACCTGGGCCGTATTCCTGACATGGTGGATTGCTCAACCCGGAGTTGCGCTGTCGGAGTTTCGCTGGATCTGGTACGGGGTGAGCCTCGCGATCGTAGCCCTTGTCTACTACACGATACACGGACAACCCCTGCTTCGAGCGCGTTGTTTGGCTTTTACTGGAGAACGATGTTATGGGCTCTATCTGATTCATTACTTTGTGGCGACGTTTGCGTTCAAGTGTATCGGGAAAGACGTATGGATGGCAGGAGTCATCTATGTCGCTTTGTCGTTTCTCCTCGCTACCTTTTCATTCCGGTACTTCGAACGGCCCATTCAAGCGCTACGCGTGCATTTCCATCAAAATGAACGATTGCGTGTTGGACTGTTCGCAGGGTTGGGATTGATGTTCCTCGTCAACGTATCCTATCTGTTGATCAAATCCAGACTGTGA
- the dnaB gene encoding replicative DNA helicase has product MKPAAEIDLSQPKLPPQNVEAEQSVLGAVLLDNQAMAKAMELIVEKDFYRTAHRKIYHAMLELSEVGEVIDQITLTERLKAQGELGSVGGAAYLAELVQIVPSAANIRYHSKIVRDKALLRELIHTSTEVLTRGYEGATQIDDLLDFAERSVFSIAQGKLDRSFSPINHIIKESLDLVDKLSKRKEQVTGVPTGFYDLDDLTAGLQPSDLVVIAGRPSMGKTSLVLGMAAHAALHAGTPVGIFSLEMSKPQIVLRMLSSEARVDSHALRTGKLQKEDWWRLAEAAGRLEQAPIYIDDTGGITVQQMRGKARRLKAERGLGLLVVDYLQLMQGRSDAESRQQEISDISRSLKALAKELNVPVVALSQLSRAVEARKPPIPMLADLRESGAIEQDADVVMFIYREEVYDQNSERKGIAEILVSKHRNGPIGKKELFFHDRFAKFESLDNREAV; this is encoded by the coding sequence ATGAAGCCGGCGGCTGAGATCGACCTTTCCCAACCGAAGCTGCCTCCTCAGAATGTTGAGGCGGAACAATCCGTATTGGGCGCGGTGTTGCTGGACAACCAGGCAATGGCCAAGGCAATGGAATTGATCGTCGAGAAGGATTTTTATCGGACTGCTCACCGTAAGATTTACCATGCCATGCTGGAGCTGTCGGAAGTCGGCGAAGTCATCGATCAGATCACGCTTACCGAACGGTTGAAGGCGCAGGGTGAACTGGGATCGGTCGGCGGGGCAGCGTACCTGGCGGAGTTGGTTCAAATTGTTCCCAGCGCGGCCAACATCCGGTATCACAGCAAGATCGTGCGCGACAAAGCGCTGCTGCGAGAGCTCATCCATACCTCCACAGAAGTGCTCACCCGCGGGTATGAAGGAGCAACCCAGATCGACGACCTTCTGGATTTCGCTGAGCGGTCGGTCTTTAGCATTGCACAAGGTAAGTTGGATCGATCCTTCAGTCCGATCAATCACATCATCAAAGAGAGTCTCGATCTTGTCGATAAATTATCCAAGCGCAAAGAGCAAGTAACGGGCGTCCCAACCGGGTTCTATGACCTCGACGATTTGACGGCCGGTCTTCAGCCGTCCGACCTGGTCGTGATCGCCGGCAGACCGAGCATGGGGAAAACGAGCCTCGTTTTGGGCATGGCCGCCCATGCCGCGCTTCATGCAGGGACGCCGGTCGGTATATTTAGCCTCGAAATGTCGAAGCCCCAGATCGTTCTGCGCATGCTCAGTTCCGAGGCGCGAGTCGACTCCCATGCGCTGCGGACCGGGAAGCTCCAAAAGGAGGATTGGTGGAGGTTGGCTGAGGCGGCTGGCAGACTAGAACAGGCTCCGATCTACATCGATGATACCGGGGGTATTACGGTACAGCAGATGCGTGGCAAGGCTCGGCGGCTCAAGGCTGAGCGGGGTCTCGGGTTGTTGGTTGTGGACTACCTCCAACTGATGCAGGGACGGAGTGACGCCGAGTCTCGGCAGCAGGAGATATCGGACATTTCACGTTCACTGAAGGCATTGGCAAAGGAACTCAACGTTCCGGTTGTCGCGCTTTCCCAGTTAAGCAGGGCCGTTGAAGCGAGAAAACCGCCAATTCCCATGCTGGCCGATCTTCGCGAGAGCGGAGCCATTGAACAGGATGCGGATGTCGTCATGTTCATCTATCGCGAGGAAGTGTACGATCAAAACTCTGAACGCAAAGGCATCGCTGAAATCCTGGTGAGCAAGCACCGCAACGGTCCGATCGGAAAGAAGGAGCTGTTCTTTCATGATCGATTCGCCAAGTTCGAGAGCTTAGACAATCGAGAAGCCGTTTGA
- a CDS encoding ABC transporter permease subunit, with product MNAIGTIALNTFRETLRDKVFYNLFVFALLMIGSAVLLGTLTIGEQVKIIKDIGLASIDLFGVLIAIFVGVGLVSKEIEKRTIYTIVAKPVHRYQFLLGRYCGLAFTMWVNTSVMLGALCLILVTSGAMPDSGIMKAVALIAVAQLVVLSAALFFSTFTTPTLSGIFTLAVYVIGELTPDLQMMSDRLSGALKELLLALYYLLPNLALFNVKGEAVYGVPITGEYMMTTVAYGMAYVTFVLIASCIVFQQRDF from the coding sequence ATGAATGCCATCGGTACCATTGCGCTCAATACCTTTAGAGAAACATTGCGGGACAAGGTGTTCTATAACCTGTTCGTGTTTGCTCTTCTCATGATCGGCAGCGCGGTCCTCTTGGGGACATTGACTATTGGAGAGCAGGTAAAAATAATTAAAGATATTGGATTAGCCAGTATCGACCTGTTCGGAGTGTTAATAGCCATATTTGTGGGAGTCGGGCTCGTCAGTAAGGAGATTGAAAAGCGCACGATCTATACTATTGTCGCCAAACCCGTCCACCGATATCAATTCCTTCTGGGACGTTACTGCGGGCTAGCTTTCACTATGTGGGTGAATACCAGCGTCATGCTCGGCGCGTTGTGCCTGATCCTGGTGACTAGCGGTGCGATGCCGGACAGCGGCATCATGAAGGCTGTTGCTCTCATCGCGGTTGCGCAGCTTGTTGTCCTGTCCGCTGCCTTGTTCTTTTCCACCTTCACCACTCCCACGTTGAGCGGAATCTTCACATTGGCTGTGTACGTCATTGGTGAATTAACCCCTGATCTGCAGATGATGAGCGATAGATTGTCCGGTGCATTGAAGGAATTGCTGTTGGCGCTCTATTATCTCCTTCCGAACCTCGCGTTGTTCAATGTCAAGGGAGAGGCTGTATATGGTGTTCCCATCACAGGTGAGTACATGATGACTACCGTTGCGTATGGGATGGCTTATGTCACTTTTGTATTGATCGCATCCTGCATTGTGTTTCAGCAGAGAGATTTCTAG
- a CDS encoding tetratricopeptide repeat protein, whose amino-acid sequence MHQPDASAAYHFMLGYQAELAQDTERALREYHSVLATDPSSSSVKTRLAGLYFSLGDMPNALRYAQEVVDSPDQDGHVLTQMAGILASAGQTERAIGIIDKAIAQDPTAGDPYFAKGLLLLGLKRPSEAESVIQDGLMRSPDSAVGHYHLGRAMLESGKPEQASASFERAIAVSPSFEPAYLALASIYASRQERDQAIEILRRYLQGVNPQNRDIRHQLIRLYVESKDYKGAMVELETLLADDPSDLDAQLRVALIYGEQKEYAKAIDRLNQILKTRPAELKVRDYLGYLYEESKDTKRAIETYTLNIQLEPTFYEGHLHLGVLYYRLKQFPEAIEHLSRATALNPKQPEAHIVLGLAYLQTDQFEKSAEVFERGIHHNPKNADLHFNLGTAYDKLNRFDDVVRVMEAAIKLDPHHADALNYLGYSYAERGVKIDQALSLTKQAVALKPDNGYYVDSLGWAFFKSGLLAEALTEIKRAVALVGDDPVIFEHLGDIYAKQDRMADAREAWLHALELDPSNSKLIERFRELGMGDPAQEDRIQQAKRRVSEKIQAPSP is encoded by the coding sequence ATGCATCAGCCCGATGCGTCGGCTGCCTATCATTTTATGCTGGGGTACCAAGCCGAGTTGGCGCAGGATACGGAACGCGCATTGAGAGAATATCACAGCGTCCTTGCCACGGATCCTTCCTCCAGCTCAGTCAAAACCAGGTTGGCAGGGCTGTATTTCTCGTTGGGTGATATGCCAAACGCTCTTAGGTACGCGCAAGAGGTGGTCGACAGCCCAGATCAGGACGGACATGTTCTGACGCAAATGGCCGGCATCCTTGCAAGCGCCGGTCAAACTGAACGAGCGATCGGAATTATCGACAAGGCCATCGCTCAGGATCCGACAGCCGGTGATCCCTATTTTGCCAAAGGTCTTTTGCTGCTGGGTTTAAAACGACCTTCTGAGGCTGAGTCGGTGATCCAAGATGGACTGATGAGATCGCCGGATTCGGCAGTCGGCCACTACCATCTCGGGCGCGCCATGCTCGAATCTGGCAAACCCGAGCAAGCCTCCGCGAGTTTCGAACGTGCTATCGCGGTGAGTCCTTCGTTCGAGCCGGCCTATTTGGCCTTGGCATCCATCTATGCATCCAGGCAGGAGCGAGATCAAGCGATCGAAATACTGAGGCGATATCTGCAGGGGGTGAACCCGCAGAATCGTGATATTCGACATCAACTCATACGTCTCTATGTCGAATCCAAAGATTACAAGGGCGCGATGGTTGAGTTGGAAACTCTTCTTGCCGATGATCCATCAGATCTTGATGCGCAATTGAGGGTTGCTTTGATCTATGGCGAGCAGAAGGAGTATGCCAAAGCGATCGACCGCCTAAACCAGATTCTCAAGACACGCCCGGCGGAACTGAAGGTAAGAGACTACCTGGGCTATCTGTATGAGGAGTCAAAGGATACAAAGCGAGCCATCGAAACGTACACCCTCAACATTCAGCTCGAACCTACTTTCTATGAAGGGCATCTCCACTTAGGAGTACTGTACTACAGACTCAAGCAGTTTCCTGAAGCCATCGAACATCTGAGTCGTGCGACAGCATTAAATCCCAAGCAGCCTGAGGCGCACATCGTACTCGGTTTGGCATATTTGCAGACGGACCAATTTGAGAAGTCAGCTGAGGTATTCGAGAGAGGTATTCATCACAATCCGAAGAACGCAGATTTACATTTCAACTTGGGAACTGCCTACGACAAGCTGAATCGATTTGATGACGTCGTTCGCGTGATGGAGGCGGCGATCAAGCTGGATCCGCACCATGCGGATGCCCTCAACTATCTCGGGTACAGTTATGCCGAGCGTGGAGTCAAGATCGATCAGGCGCTCTCTCTGACCAAACAGGCGGTAGCATTGAAACCAGACAATGGCTACTACGTGGACAGTCTGGGGTGGGCATTTTTCAAGTCTGGGCTTTTGGCCGAGGCGCTCACAGAAATTAAGCGAGCTGTGGCACTCGTTGGAGACGATCCGGTGATCTTTGAGCATCTCGGTGACATCTATGCCAAGCAAGACCGAATGGCCGATGCGCGCGAAGCTTGGTTGCACGCCTTGGAACTGGATCCTTCCAACAGCAAGCTGATTGAACGGTTCCGCGAGCTAGGCATGGGAGACCCTGCCCAAGAAGATCGTATCCAACAGGCTAAACGCCGTGTATCAGAGAAGATACAAGCGCCCTCTCCATAA
- a CDS encoding methyltransferase domain-containing protein produces the protein MTYVEESSPEEWNRLYNEKGTLEIDQSLWSRYTIGRAFPLPAEDGSLDFIFSSHLFEHLANPLGHLEHWYAKLRQNGVIVGIVPDVGGSKDYVFEPCSIIDLLNEYAEGIVQPQLSHYRRWAVARAPGRDPAWYWKAKRSIHVHFYTLENMRALLEIAVKQLGFRSFRVWYTPNHKDFYFVVEK, from the coding sequence GTGACTTATGTCGAGGAATCGTCTCCAGAAGAATGGAACAGACTATACAACGAAAAAGGAACCCTGGAGATTGATCAGTCTCTTTGGTCTCGCTACACGATCGGACGGGCGTTCCCCTTGCCAGCCGAGGACGGATCTCTCGACTTTATCTTCTCCAGCCACCTCTTCGAGCATTTGGCGAATCCGCTTGGTCACCTTGAACACTGGTACGCCAAGCTCCGTCAGAATGGAGTGATCGTCGGCATCGTGCCTGACGTCGGAGGAAGCAAGGACTATGTCTTTGAACCGTGTTCCATCATAGACTTACTCAACGAGTACGCTGAAGGAATCGTGCAGCCTCAGCTCAGTCACTACCGGCGATGGGCAGTCGCGCGGGCGCCCGGAAGGGACCCAGCCTGGTATTGGAAGGCAAAACGGTCCATCCACGTTCATTTTTACACACTCGAGAATATGAGAGCGTTGCTCGAGATAGCCGTCAAGCAGCTTGGCTTCAGGTCATTCCGTGTCTGGTACACACCCAACCACAAAGACTTTTATTTTGTGGTGGAAAAATGA
- a CDS encoding type II secretion system protein: MCKQLKSHKGFTLIELMIVVAIIGILAAIAIPNFIAYQSKSKQAEAKVSLGAIFTSATAYQAETVPQTYLAATNTLSAIGWAPSGTPRYSFWYAWDAAALTGPAAGPGAAVMFPMPSVPATCVASPTTGGNAVAASPSGFTAGASGNIDGDPTCDHWFINDQRALNNTQNDV; encoded by the coding sequence ATGTGTAAGCAGTTGAAAAGTCATAAGGGTTTTACCCTTATCGAGTTGATGATCGTCGTGGCGATCATCGGAATCTTGGCGGCGATCGCGATTCCCAACTTCATCGCGTATCAGTCGAAGTCCAAACAGGCTGAGGCGAAGGTGAGTCTTGGGGCGATCTTCACGTCCGCCACCGCCTATCAGGCGGAAACCGTTCCTCAGACATATCTTGCCGCCACCAATACTCTTTCGGCAATCGGGTGGGCTCCGTCCGGCACGCCCAGATACTCATTCTGGTATGCGTGGGATGCGGCCGCGCTCACCGGTCCGGCAGCTGGTCCCGGAGCAGCTGTTATGTTCCCGATGCCTAGCGTGCCGGCTACCTGTGTGGCTTCACCGACCACTGGTGGTAATGCCGTGGCTGCCAGCCCGAGTGGTTTTACGGCGGGTGCAAGCGGCAACATTGATGGTGATCCCACCTGCGATCACTGGTTCATCAATGACCAACGTGCTTTGAACAATACGCAAAACGACGTGTAG
- a CDS encoding ABC transporter ATP-binding protein — protein MIPLTISKLTKAYQRGWPTKQFLAVDRLDLEVCKGEIFGFLGHNGSGKTTTIKMILGLAHPTAGSIAIFGRDCRDIDVKRLVGYLPEAPYFYDYLTAEEFLKFYGRLFHLSGSELRRKIDSLLDLVGLKDTRRLPLRKFSKGMLQRAGIAQALINDPELVILDEPMSGLDPIGRRDVRDIILQLKEKGKTIFFSSHILSDVETICDRVGILVKGRLKATGSVTDLVGAETVNEVEIQVIGETSGLLEKVNQLGGAISRRSGMMLIKVSNQQEADEVLRYVQSRNDRLVSFVPHKRSLEDLFLRETGLEVSS, from the coding sequence ATGATTCCACTGACGATAAGCAAGTTGACGAAGGCGTATCAGCGCGGATGGCCGACAAAACAATTCCTGGCGGTCGATCGGCTAGATTTAGAAGTATGCAAGGGGGAAATTTTCGGTTTCCTCGGGCACAATGGATCAGGAAAAACGACAACCATCAAAATGATTCTTGGTTTGGCTCATCCGACGGCGGGCAGTATTGCTATTTTCGGGAGAGATTGTCGTGACATAGACGTAAAGAGATTGGTGGGATACTTGCCGGAAGCACCGTATTTTTATGATTACCTCACAGCGGAGGAGTTTTTGAAGTTCTATGGCCGGTTGTTCCATCTATCTGGTAGTGAACTGAGGCGCAAGATTGACTCGCTCTTGGACCTTGTCGGTCTGAAAGACACACGGCGCCTTCCCTTGAGAAAATTTTCAAAAGGCATGCTCCAGCGGGCTGGAATTGCCCAAGCGCTCATCAATGACCCGGAATTGGTCATATTAGACGAACCGATGTCAGGGCTCGACCCAATTGGTCGACGTGACGTTCGTGACATTATTCTTCAGCTGAAGGAGAAGGGCAAAACGATCTTCTTCAGTTCGCATATTCTGTCCGATGTAGAAACGATTTGCGATCGGGTTGGAATCCTCGTGAAAGGGCGACTCAAAGCCACCGGATCGGTTACTGACTTGGTCGGAGCTGAAACGGTGAATGAGGTGGAGATTCAAGTGATAGGGGAGACGTCGGGACTGCTGGAGAAAGTGAATCAGCTTGGAGGAGCAATCAGTCGTCGGAGCGGGATGATGTTAATCAAGGTCTCGAATCAGCAAGAGGCTGATGAAGTTCTCCGCTATGTTCAATCGAGGAACGACCGCTTGGTCTCCTTTGTGCCGCACAAGCGCTCACTCGAAGATTTGTTTCTCAGGGAAACCGGGCTCGAGGTGTCATCATGA